One Arthrobacter sp. Marseille-P9274 genomic region harbors:
- a CDS encoding aspartate/glutamate racemase family protein, giving the protein MKSVGLIRTVSATNWKLISLHGQILQSTFPFKILTRAIALQPDGVHDEESRSRAVPKVVAVAKEMAGDVEGIIISCGADPGLNEVRQELNLPVVGAGAAGAAAALALGHRVGVLSLTPWAPASVVQALGNSLFAVESPPSIRTTNELLTPTGVFESLDAGQRLADAGSDVILLASTGMTTMGIAGELRRRLGLPVVDGVLAAGAALTASIEGHWISPYRSVA; this is encoded by the coding sequence ATGAAAAGTGTTGGATTGATCCGGACAGTCAGCGCCACCAACTGGAAGCTCATTTCTTTACACGGCCAGATTTTGCAGTCGACGTTTCCCTTTAAGATCCTGACGCGCGCGATCGCGTTACAGCCTGACGGCGTACATGATGAAGAATCCCGATCCCGGGCCGTTCCCAAAGTCGTTGCCGTGGCTAAGGAGATGGCTGGAGACGTTGAAGGGATCATCATCAGCTGCGGGGCGGATCCCGGTCTGAATGAAGTCAGGCAGGAACTCAATCTGCCTGTAGTCGGGGCCGGAGCCGCCGGAGCCGCTGCTGCGTTGGCCCTCGGTCACCGCGTGGGGGTCCTCAGCCTTACGCCCTGGGCCCCGGCGTCCGTAGTACAGGCGCTCGGCAACAGCCTGTTCGCTGTGGAGTCCCCGCCCAGCATCAGAACCACTAACGAGCTCCTGACACCCACCGGTGTCTTCGAGAGCCTCGATGCCGGCCAGCGTCTTGCCGACGCCGGATCGGACGTGATCCTCCTGGCCAGTACCGGAATGACCACGATGGGTATCGCCGGAGAGCTTCGACGCCGCCTCGGCCTTCCTGTCGTTGATGGCGTCCTGGCCGCAGGCGCCGCCCTCACCGCCTCGATTGAAGGACATTGGATCTCGCCCTACCGATCGGTCGCCTAG
- a CDS encoding serine/threonine-protein kinase has translation MDPSPPAGLGGRYRLQGLIGRGGSAAVYKAVDEVLDRPVAVKVFRPDVGDEDELRRQQAEVRLLATFNHPGLIAVYDAGREDSSADGSCSFVVMELAQGSDLRYRLREGPLPAGDVAKIGAQLAGALHYVHERGVIHRDLKPGNIMLSFAEHTGEARAKLTDFGIARVIAGTRLTATGKTVGTATYLSPEQAKGEALGTASDIYSLGLVLLECLTGEVEFPGTPVESAVARLQRAPSIPPGLPPGWTELLTRMTAMDPAVRPDAAEVEAVLAVMDGKEPPTPPAFQAPVSTAALPARKPNKPARSRARRKPVFWLAAALLVLAAVVAAILMASGQQPAPPAAPVPSPALTGDMEEHMRELERNLVP, from the coding sequence GTGGATCCATCGCCGCCGGCGGGTTTGGGCGGCCGCTACAGGCTGCAGGGGTTGATAGGCCGGGGCGGGTCGGCGGCGGTCTACAAGGCCGTCGACGAAGTGCTGGACCGGCCGGTGGCCGTGAAGGTTTTCCGGCCCGATGTCGGCGATGAGGATGAGCTCCGCCGGCAGCAGGCCGAAGTCCGGCTGCTGGCCACCTTCAACCACCCCGGGCTGATTGCCGTTTACGATGCCGGCAGGGAAGATTCGTCCGCCGATGGGTCCTGCTCCTTCGTGGTGATGGAACTCGCGCAGGGCTCCGACCTGCGGTACCGGCTCAGGGAGGGTCCGCTTCCGGCCGGGGATGTGGCGAAGATCGGTGCCCAACTGGCGGGAGCGCTGCATTACGTCCATGAGCGGGGCGTCATCCATCGTGACCTGAAGCCGGGCAACATCATGCTCAGCTTTGCCGAGCACACCGGGGAAGCCAGAGCCAAGCTGACGGACTTCGGCATTGCGCGGGTGATTGCCGGAACACGCCTGACTGCTACCGGAAAAACCGTGGGCACCGCGACATACCTCAGCCCCGAACAGGCCAAGGGCGAGGCGCTGGGAACCGCCAGCGACATCTACTCTCTCGGGCTGGTCCTGCTCGAGTGCCTGACCGGAGAGGTCGAGTTCCCGGGGACTCCGGTCGAGTCGGCGGTGGCGAGGCTGCAGCGCGCGCCGTCGATCCCGCCCGGATTGCCTCCCGGCTGGACGGAGTTGCTCACCCGCATGACTGCGATGGATCCTGCCGTCAGACCCGACGCGGCGGAAGTCGAGGCGGTCCTGGCGGTTATGGACGGCAAGGAGCCCCCGACCCCGCCGGCGTTCCAAGCGCCTGTTTCCACCGCCGCGCTGCCCGCCCGCAAGCCGAACAAACCGGCACGTTCCCGGGCCCGCAGGAAACCCGTTTTCTGGCTGGCCGCCGCGCTGCTGGTGCTCGCCGCCGTCGTTGCCGCAATCCTGATGGCGTCCGGGCAGCAGCCGGCACCACCTGCCGCCCCCGTACCGTCCCCGGCCCTGACCGGAGACATGGAAGAGCACATGCGCGAACTGGAACGGAACCTTGTCCCGTGA
- a CDS encoding type II toxin-antitoxin system VapC family toxin, whose translation MTRFVIGPDVALQLARDEARIAMAHQLVAPTLLRSQVLSLLYREVQCGAMEPREAERQLDYLRGLRIRLLGDRALQQAAWKVAAELGWPDTFDAEYVALTQLQADAFVTLDPELARSARKLVKLAEPEALFLPAGAGRRAGNGGGRQRKLPPKDGAPPSLATG comes from the coding sequence ATGACCAGGTTTGTGATCGGGCCCGATGTTGCACTGCAGTTGGCCCGCGACGAGGCCCGAATCGCGATGGCGCACCAGCTCGTGGCGCCCACCTTGCTGCGCTCGCAGGTCCTCTCCCTCCTCTACCGTGAAGTCCAGTGCGGCGCGATGGAGCCGCGGGAGGCGGAACGGCAGCTCGACTACCTTCGGGGGCTGCGGATCCGCCTGCTGGGGGACCGGGCCTTGCAGCAGGCCGCCTGGAAGGTCGCGGCCGAACTCGGGTGGCCGGACACCTTCGACGCCGAATACGTGGCGCTGACCCAGCTCCAGGCGGACGCCTTCGTGACGCTCGACCCGGAGCTTGCCCGGTCGGCGCGGAAGCTGGTGAAGCTCGCCGAGCCGGAGGCATTGTTCCTGCCGGCCGGTGCCGGCAGGAGGGCGGGCAACGGCGGGGGACGCCAGCGGAAACTGCCGCCGAAGGATGGAGCGCCGCCGTCGTTAGCTACGGGATGA
- a CDS encoding thermonuclease family protein, translated as MFINSARLRTFPALAIVGVLSALSLTACNGDESVQAQVVRVVDGDTFEAEYGGATKMVRLLNIDTPETKHPNKIVECQGPEATEFLKGKLSEGSTVELRFDEEKTDRFDRVLAAAFVGDELINASIARAGLGVAEIYGANEKYYEPVKAAQDEAAENKAGIYQEQLACSPTTLAEQQIEALAGPVEPGAAATSGEIAAAASTLGTAIAAASVAQGLLNDGKGAVIAAALGGKVMTGSSDRLAGSLAAADSRHSTLSDRAATVKAEEKRKAAEAKAKAKAKAEAKAKAKAAEKKRVAEAKRLKAEAVERERAAAQAAERAAADAAARAAAEAEAARRYTPPAPAYEAPKQNYEAPAPAPAQQNPYPGYNGPRCYAPGGKSWTPCPGR; from the coding sequence TTGTTTATCAATTCAGCGCGCCTGCGCACCTTTCCTGCGCTTGCCATCGTCGGCGTTTTATCGGCTCTTAGTCTCACGGCTTGCAACGGAGATGAGTCCGTTCAAGCGCAGGTTGTCCGGGTAGTCGACGGGGATACGTTCGAAGCCGAGTACGGCGGTGCCACCAAGATGGTTCGGCTCCTCAACATCGATACTCCGGAGACGAAACACCCCAACAAGATCGTCGAGTGCCAAGGACCTGAGGCAACCGAGTTCTTGAAGGGCAAGCTCTCGGAGGGGTCGACGGTCGAACTCCGTTTCGATGAGGAAAAGACCGACCGTTTCGATCGTGTCCTGGCCGCTGCCTTTGTCGGAGACGAACTCATCAACGCCTCCATTGCCCGCGCCGGCCTCGGTGTAGCCGAAATCTATGGTGCAAACGAGAAGTACTACGAACCGGTGAAGGCTGCCCAGGATGAGGCCGCCGAGAACAAGGCCGGCATCTACCAGGAGCAGCTCGCGTGCAGCCCGACGACACTCGCCGAACAGCAAATCGAGGCGCTTGCCGGCCCAGTGGAGCCGGGCGCTGCTGCTACCTCGGGAGAGATTGCGGCCGCCGCATCCACGCTCGGAACCGCGATCGCTGCCGCTTCCGTAGCTCAAGGCCTCCTCAACGATGGGAAGGGCGCCGTCATCGCAGCTGCCCTGGGCGGCAAAGTGATGACGGGTTCTTCCGACAGACTTGCCGGCTCACTCGCCGCCGCTGATTCACGGCACAGCACACTAAGTGACCGCGCCGCGACTGTGAAGGCGGAAGAAAAGCGGAAGGCGGCCGAAGCCAAGGCCAAGGCGAAAGCGAAGGCCGAAGCGAAAGCCAAAGCCAAAGCCGCTGAGAAAAAGCGGGTCGCGGAGGCAAAACGGCTCAAGGCCGAAGCTGTCGAGCGTGAGCGTGCAGCGGCTCAGGCAGCGGAGCGGGCAGCCGCCGATGCTGCGGCCCGGGCAGCAGCTGAGGCCGAGGCTGCTCGTCGCTACACACCGCCAGCTCCGGCCTATGAAGCTCCGAAGCAGAACTACGAGGCGCCTGCGCCTGCGCCCGCTCAGCAAAACCCCTACCCGGGGTACAACGGCCCCCGTTGCTACGCGCCCGGCGGGAAGTCATGGACGCCCTGCCCCGGCAGGTAA
- a CDS encoding RNA polymerase sigma factor yields MAPPAASAWTADLDSAFAGGDETALAEAYRQFAPLVQTLAARSLGNRSAADDVTQEVFIRAWRSRSTFDPSRARLPAWIVGITRNAISDAQSSSVRELRSMQAAQLVADPDGAAGGPDADLLADRLLLHDELERLGEPQGSIMRLAFFDDLTHDQISRRLELPLGTVKSHIRRSLQHLRRRLEVDSAAY; encoded by the coding sequence TTGGCTCCTCCCGCTGCCAGTGCCTGGACCGCAGACCTCGACTCGGCCTTTGCCGGCGGGGACGAAACCGCCCTGGCGGAGGCCTACCGGCAGTTCGCTCCGCTGGTCCAGACCCTCGCGGCCCGTTCGCTGGGGAACAGGTCAGCGGCCGACGACGTGACGCAGGAAGTCTTCATCCGCGCCTGGCGCTCGCGCTCCACCTTCGACCCCTCGCGGGCACGGCTTCCGGCCTGGATCGTGGGCATCACCCGCAATGCCATTTCCGACGCCCAGTCCTCCTCGGTCAGGGAGCTGCGCAGCATGCAGGCGGCGCAGCTGGTCGCCGACCCGGACGGTGCCGCCGGCGGCCCCGACGCCGATTTGCTCGCTGACCGGCTCCTGCTTCACGACGAGCTGGAGCGCCTGGGAGAACCGCAGGGGTCCATCATGCGTTTGGCCTTCTTCGACGACCTGACGCACGACCAGATTTCCCGCCGGCTCGAACTGCCGTTGGGTACAGTCAAGAGCCACATCCGCCGCAGCCTGCAGCACCTGAGACGCCGATTGGAGGTAGACAGTGCCGCATATTGA
- a CDS encoding NADH:flavin oxidoreductase/NADH oxidase, whose product MSKLFEPATLTTPDGTGLQLRNRTVLAPMCQYSVTARDGVPTDWHLVHLGARAAGGFGLVVAEATAVVPEGRISDRDAGLWNDAQRDAWKPIVDFAHEQGAAIGVQLAHAGAKASTYPWLPGQAEGSIPVDEGGWETVGPSTTDIFGLARPHAMDVDEIQASVRSWAAAARRADEAGFDVIQIHAAHGYLIHQFLSPLTNHREDAYGGSYENRTGYAREVIAAVRAAWPDHKPLAIRLSGDDWVEGGWRLADTLRFVREARELGVTAFDLSSAGIGSYHGPSGPGFQVPLAAAVREALEGTDSFVTAVGLLTDPAQAEHVVVTGQADGVSVGRAALKDAHWPANAAKVLGVARDGNPRADQYWRAAW is encoded by the coding sequence GTGAGTAAGCTCTTCGAACCCGCGACCCTGACCACCCCCGACGGCACCGGACTGCAGCTGCGCAACCGCACGGTGCTCGCACCGATGTGCCAGTACTCGGTGACCGCACGCGACGGAGTTCCCACCGACTGGCACCTGGTGCACCTCGGAGCCCGGGCCGCCGGCGGCTTCGGCCTCGTCGTTGCTGAGGCAACCGCCGTAGTGCCCGAGGGCCGGATCTCCGACCGCGACGCCGGGCTGTGGAACGATGCGCAGCGCGACGCCTGGAAGCCCATCGTGGACTTCGCCCACGAGCAGGGGGCGGCGATCGGTGTCCAGCTGGCACACGCCGGCGCCAAGGCCTCCACCTACCCCTGGCTGCCCGGGCAGGCCGAAGGCTCCATCCCCGTGGACGAGGGAGGCTGGGAAACGGTCGGCCCCTCGACGACCGACATCTTCGGCCTGGCGCGGCCGCACGCCATGGACGTTGACGAGATCCAGGCCTCCGTCCGGTCCTGGGCAGCCGCCGCACGCCGGGCCGATGAGGCGGGATTCGACGTCATACAGATCCACGCCGCCCACGGCTACCTCATCCATCAGTTCCTCTCCCCGCTGACCAACCACCGTGAGGACGCTTACGGGGGCAGCTACGAGAACCGCACTGGGTACGCGCGCGAGGTCATCGCGGCCGTTCGGGCTGCCTGGCCGGACCACAAGCCGCTGGCGATCCGCCTCTCCGGGGACGACTGGGTCGAGGGCGGCTGGCGGCTCGCCGACACGCTCCGTTTTGTCCGCGAGGCGCGGGAACTCGGCGTCACCGCATTCGACCTCTCCAGCGCCGGCATCGGGTCGTACCACGGCCCCTCCGGCCCGGGCTTCCAGGTTCCGCTCGCCGCTGCCGTGCGCGAAGCGCTGGAAGGCACGGATTCCTTCGTCACCGCCGTCGGACTCCTGACCGACCCGGCCCAGGCCGAACACGTGGTGGTCACCGGGCAGGCCGACGGCGTGAGCGTTGGCCGCGCGGCACTGAAGGACGCGCACTGGCCGGCGAACGCGGCGAAGGTCCTCGGCGTCGCCCGCGACGGGAACCCGCGCGCGGATCAGTACTGGCGCGCCGCCTGGTAA
- a CDS encoding ABC transporter ATP-binding protein, translating to MPDGLVIEQLCLTHTPPASSRVRGAGSQHGSVPRPILSGVDLSVAPGEFVALVGASGSGKTLTAMSVLGLLPPRLQVVSGSISLGGTDLGRATPKEFNRIRGGRVGMLFQQPKRMFNPRRTVASHLEEPLMLHGGLRKGEARVRAVELLAESGLDEPGRWARAYPHQLSGGMAQRAMLAIALAGQPELLLADEPTSSLDKVLERQILEMIDRRRRQDGLGVLYISHDLATVSAFADRIVVMESGCIREAGPTASVLGSPESTCTKRLLAASKLAPPLESGAAASAHDVLTLDGVTKRYPATKHGQRPALENVSLTVRKGEVLGVLGQSGSGKSTLARLAVGLEIPNTGIVTRPPGTKAQLVFQEPYDAFDPRMELRASLEAPLLQGRNHSPEERAGRISQVLRDVELDPGLLDRHPGQCSGGQLQRLTIARALLLEPEVLICDEATSALDSVAQRNVLDLLLRLQKDRELSLVVISHDMNVIRYMSTRVAVLYQGALVELAHTDAFFENPQHEHSRQLVAAALPTPTGEVSLAASA from the coding sequence ATGCCTGATGGTCTGGTCATCGAGCAGCTGTGCCTGACGCACACACCGCCGGCCTCCAGCCGGGTCCGCGGGGCCGGGAGCCAGCACGGATCCGTCCCGCGCCCGATCCTGTCCGGCGTCGACCTGTCGGTAGCACCCGGGGAGTTCGTCGCCCTCGTCGGGGCGTCCGGCAGCGGCAAAACGCTGACCGCGATGTCCGTCCTCGGGCTTCTGCCGCCGCGCCTGCAGGTCGTATCGGGTTCGATCAGCTTGGGCGGAACAGACCTCGGCAGGGCCACCCCGAAGGAGTTCAACCGGATCCGCGGAGGCCGCGTCGGCATGCTGTTCCAGCAGCCCAAGCGCATGTTCAACCCCCGCCGCACCGTCGCAAGCCATCTCGAGGAGCCGCTGATGCTCCACGGCGGCCTGCGGAAAGGCGAAGCCCGCGTCCGGGCGGTCGAACTGCTGGCGGAGTCAGGTCTGGACGAACCCGGCCGCTGGGCCCGCGCCTATCCCCACCAGCTGTCCGGCGGCATGGCGCAACGGGCCATGCTGGCCATCGCCCTTGCCGGGCAACCCGAGCTGCTGCTGGCGGACGAGCCGACGTCGTCCCTGGACAAGGTCCTTGAGCGCCAGATCCTGGAAATGATCGACCGGCGCCGGCGGCAGGACGGACTCGGTGTCCTCTACATCAGCCACGATCTGGCCACCGTCTCGGCGTTCGCCGACCGGATCGTCGTGATGGAGTCCGGATGCATCAGGGAGGCCGGGCCAACGGCATCGGTTCTCGGCAGCCCGGAGAGCACCTGCACGAAAAGACTCTTGGCCGCATCGAAGCTGGCCCCTCCCCTGGAATCCGGCGCGGCGGCGAGCGCGCACGACGTGCTGACGCTGGACGGGGTCACCAAGCGCTACCCCGCGACCAAACATGGCCAGCGCCCCGCCTTGGAGAACGTCTCGCTCACCGTCCGGAAGGGCGAGGTCCTCGGCGTCCTCGGCCAATCTGGATCCGGGAAAAGCACCCTGGCCCGCCTCGCCGTCGGCCTCGAAATCCCGAACACCGGAATCGTCACGCGGCCCCCGGGAACCAAGGCGCAGCTCGTCTTCCAGGAGCCGTACGATGCCTTCGACCCGCGGATGGAGCTCCGCGCGAGCCTGGAAGCACCGCTGCTGCAGGGGCGCAACCACTCGCCCGAGGAACGCGCTGGCCGCATCAGCCAGGTCCTGCGGGATGTCGAACTGGACCCCGGCCTGCTGGACAGGCACCCGGGCCAGTGTTCCGGAGGGCAGCTGCAGAGGCTTACCATCGCCCGCGCGCTCCTGCTGGAGCCGGAAGTCCTGATCTGCGACGAGGCCACCTCTGCCCTGGACTCCGTGGCGCAGCGCAACGTCCTGGACCTGCTGCTCCGCCTGCAGAAGGACCGGGAACTGTCCCTCGTTGTGATCTCGCACGACATGAACGTCATCCGCTACATGAGCACCAGGGTTGCCGTGCTCTACCAAGGCGCCCTGGTCGAACTCGCGCACACCGACGCCTTCTTCGAGAACCCCCAGCACGAACACAGTCGGCAGCTTGTAGCCGCCGCCCTCCCCACCCCGACCGGCGAGGTCTCCTTGGCTGCCAGCGCCTGA
- a CDS encoding anti-sigma factor, giving the protein MPHIDPDLLSLMALGEPMASEADNEHLRTCAACAAEHAALRRAVDAARVPPDAAPLTQPSAGVWTAIHRELALDESLAADPLEPERPQEVTNLADRRSARPRGPAAGPRRNTALWLIAGAAAVVTAAAGISWVVSQQTQAPPLAEARLEPLADFATTGTAEVIERDGERELSIELSDKEGSGYQEVWLIKPDLSGLVSLGIMDASSATFAIPPGLDLAQYPIVDVSDEPLDGNPAHSGVSIVRGSLSL; this is encoded by the coding sequence GTGCCGCATATTGACCCGGACCTGCTCAGCCTCATGGCCCTCGGCGAGCCGATGGCGAGCGAGGCCGACAACGAGCACCTGCGGACCTGCGCTGCCTGCGCCGCGGAGCACGCCGCCCTCCGCCGGGCGGTCGACGCCGCTCGCGTCCCGCCCGACGCCGCGCCCCTCACGCAGCCGTCCGCCGGCGTCTGGACGGCCATCCATCGCGAGCTCGCCCTCGACGAGTCCCTCGCCGCCGACCCCCTGGAGCCGGAGCGGCCGCAGGAGGTCACCAACCTCGCCGACCGGCGCTCTGCCCGTCCCCGGGGGCCCGCCGCAGGGCCGCGCCGGAACACCGCGCTCTGGCTGATCGCCGGGGCGGCCGCCGTCGTCACCGCCGCCGCCGGCATTTCCTGGGTCGTCTCGCAGCAGACCCAGGCCCCGCCGCTGGCCGAAGCCCGGCTCGAGCCGCTGGCCGACTTCGCCACCACCGGCACCGCGGAAGTCATCGAGCGCGACGGCGAACGGGAGCTCAGCATCGAACTCAGCGACAAGGAAGGGTCCGGCTACCAGGAAGTCTGGCTCATCAAGCCGGACCTGTCCGGCCTCGTCAGCCTCGGGATCATGGACGCGTCCTCGGCCACCTTCGCGATCCCGCCGGGGCTGGACCTCGCCCAGTACCCGATCGTGGACGTCTCGGACGAGCCGCTGGACGGCAACCCGGCCCACTCCGGCGTCAGCATCGTCCGCGGTTCGCTCTCCCTGTGA
- a CDS encoding class F sortase — protein sequence MNRPATTATRRIRKRPAVVISLAATLLLATACGAPTPGSAPASPAASTATEAPVRTAAEPAPALPDIPLRKATPAPPPRDPAPPRFLRVEGTSISVEVVEVGVGPDNAMVIPDSFYQAGWYRYGTVPGEKEGSAVIAAHVDTLTDVAPFAELKRLDAGARVTVEQADGDELEYTVARVESVEKGDLDGGSLFRRDGPPELKLVTCGGRWLDERQDYSDNVIVTAVPR from the coding sequence ATGAACCGGCCCGCGACAACGGCGACCCGCCGCATTAGGAAGCGCCCCGCCGTCGTTATTTCCCTGGCCGCGACCCTGCTGCTGGCCACGGCCTGCGGCGCCCCGACTCCCGGTTCCGCTCCAGCGAGTCCTGCGGCCAGCACCGCGACAGAGGCCCCCGTCCGGACCGCCGCCGAACCGGCGCCGGCCCTCCCGGACATTCCCCTCCGGAAAGCGACGCCAGCCCCGCCGCCCCGCGACCCGGCCCCGCCGCGGTTCCTGCGGGTCGAGGGCACCTCCATCTCCGTCGAAGTGGTCGAGGTCGGCGTGGGCCCGGACAACGCGATGGTCATTCCCGACTCGTTCTACCAGGCCGGCTGGTACCGCTACGGAACGGTTCCCGGAGAGAAGGAGGGCAGCGCTGTGATCGCGGCGCATGTCGACACGCTGACCGATGTGGCGCCGTTCGCCGAACTCAAGCGGCTGGACGCCGGCGCGCGGGTAACGGTGGAACAGGCCGACGGCGACGAGCTGGAATACACGGTCGCCCGGGTGGAGTCGGTGGAGAAGGGGGATCTCGACGGCGGGAGCCTGTTCCGCCGGGACGGCCCTCCCGAACTGAAGCTCGTGACCTGCGGCGGCCGGTGGCTGGACGAGCGCCAAGACTACAGCGACAATGTCATAGTCACCGCAGTGCCGCGGTGA
- a CDS encoding DUF4397 domain-containing protein, translating to MRRMILATGAAGLMAAAGFAAPAQAADGEAQLSVLHGVPDLTVDVWVDGALALDDFAPGTLAGPLPVPAGGHSLAITASDAASADDAVIGPVDVELKDGGNYTAVANLDAEGNPTANFYTNDVSTIEAGKGKLTVRHTAAAPAVDVLAGDTAVIEGLENPDEQTLTLDPGTVPASVAAAGTTEPVIGPADVTVVEGTHSIVYAWGSLDDGNLQLAVQNIEGLHANPGAVPGGRSGAAADEGSTGAAVAGAAAGGLLLLGAGTVALRRRAVARRG from the coding sequence ATGCGCAGAATGATTCTTGCTACCGGAGCCGCAGGACTGATGGCGGCGGCCGGTTTTGCCGCGCCCGCCCAGGCCGCGGACGGCGAAGCCCAGCTGTCGGTACTGCACGGCGTGCCGGACCTCACCGTCGATGTGTGGGTCGACGGTGCGCTCGCCCTGGACGACTTCGCGCCGGGAACCCTGGCCGGACCGCTTCCCGTTCCTGCCGGGGGCCACTCGCTGGCCATCACGGCCTCGGACGCCGCCAGCGCGGACGACGCGGTCATCGGCCCGGTCGACGTCGAACTCAAGGACGGCGGCAACTACACGGCCGTGGCGAACCTCGACGCCGAAGGCAACCCGACCGCCAACTTCTACACCAACGATGTGTCCACCATCGAGGCCGGCAAGGGCAAGCTGACGGTCCGGCATACCGCCGCCGCCCCCGCAGTGGACGTCCTGGCCGGGGACACCGCGGTGATCGAAGGCCTCGAAAATCCGGATGAGCAGACCCTGACGCTGGATCCGGGCACCGTGCCCGCGTCCGTCGCGGCTGCCGGGACCACGGAACCCGTGATCGGCCCTGCCGACGTGACGGTGGTCGAAGGCACCCACTCGATTGTCTACGCCTGGGGCAGCCTCGACGACGGCAACCTGCAGCTGGCCGTCCAGAACATCGAGGGCCTGCACGCGAATCCGGGAGCCGTCCCCGGAGGCCGCTCGGGTGCGGCTGCCGACGAGGGCAGCACCGGTGCGGCCGTGGCCGGCGCCGCGGCAGGCGGCCTGCTGCTGCTCGGCGCTGGCACGGTGGCCCTGCGGCGCCGCGCCGTGGCCCGCCGCGGCTGA
- a CDS encoding TetR/AcrR family transcriptional regulator — MSRIAAAESANPRERVLSAVYPLFAHRGVRDVGIDEIIRTAGVAKATFYRHFPSKDALVLAFLQRRDEVFGISWLLDEVAQRADSSEGRLLAIFDVFGEWFAREDYEACSFIRVLFELGASDPAGQASIGYLSEIRNQIARLGEEAGLHDVDGFARSWRILMAGSIVAAAEGDRNAAVRARRLGALLIAEHRAA, encoded by the coding sequence ATGAGCCGAATTGCAGCAGCCGAATCCGCGAACCCGCGGGAGCGCGTGCTGTCCGCGGTTTATCCGCTCTTTGCGCATCGCGGCGTCCGTGATGTGGGTATCGACGAAATCATCCGCACTGCCGGCGTGGCCAAGGCGACGTTCTACCGGCATTTTCCATCCAAGGATGCGCTGGTGCTGGCGTTCCTGCAGCGGCGCGACGAGGTCTTCGGTATCAGCTGGCTCCTTGACGAGGTGGCGCAACGTGCGGACAGCTCCGAGGGGCGGCTGCTGGCCATCTTTGATGTCTTTGGCGAATGGTTCGCGCGCGAGGACTATGAAGCGTGTTCCTTCATCCGTGTGCTGTTTGAGTTGGGCGCTTCGGATCCGGCCGGGCAGGCCAGCATCGGCTACTTGAGCGAGATCCGGAACCAGATCGCCCGGCTGGGCGAGGAAGCCGGCCTGCACGACGTGGACGGATTCGCCCGGTCGTGGCGGATCCTCATGGCCGGATCGATTGTTGCCGCGGCTGAAGGAGACCGGAATGCAGCAGTTCGTGCCCGCCGACTGGGGGCCCTGCTGATCGCTGAGCACCGCGCCGCCTGA
- a CDS encoding SDR family NAD(P)-dependent oxidoreductase, whose product MARVFITGSTDGLGRATAQSLLDKGHDVVVHARSAGRLAALQDLLDRGALGVVGDLSDIGETRDVAGQVNRAGPLDAVVHNAGVLGGAHVFQVNVVAPYLLTALIHRPGRLIYLSSGMHRGGSADLAGMARDGAAHRVSYSDSKLHVTALAMAVARLWPDVLSNAVDPGWVPTKMGGTNAPDDLRLGHVTQEWLATSGDPEALTSGGYWHHQHRQKAHRAAYDQRLQAGLLDQLARITGERLA is encoded by the coding sequence ATGGCACGGGTTTTCATCACCGGCTCCACCGACGGGCTCGGCCGGGCCACCGCACAGTCCCTCCTGGACAAGGGGCACGACGTCGTTGTGCACGCGCGCAGCGCCGGACGCCTGGCCGCGCTCCAGGATCTCCTCGACCGCGGCGCGCTCGGCGTCGTCGGCGACCTGTCCGACATAGGGGAAACGCGCGACGTCGCCGGCCAGGTGAACCGGGCCGGTCCCCTGGACGCCGTGGTCCACAACGCGGGCGTGCTCGGCGGCGCCCACGTCTTCCAGGTAAACGTCGTCGCGCCCTACCTGCTGACCGCGCTCATCCACCGGCCGGGCCGGCTGATCTACCTCAGCAGCGGCATGCACCGCGGCGGCAGCGCCGACTTGGCCGGTATGGCCCGGGACGGCGCGGCGCACCGTGTGTCCTACTCGGACAGCAAACTGCACGTGACCGCCCTGGCAATGGCGGTGGCCCGGCTGTGGCCGGACGTGCTCAGCAACGCCGTCGATCCCGGCTGGGTGCCCACCAAAATGGGCGGCACGAACGCCCCGGACGACCTGCGGCTGGGCCACGTCACCCAGGAATGGCTGGCCACCAGCGGCGACCCGGAGGCGCTCACGAGCGGCGGCTACTGGCACCACCAGCACCGGCAGAAGGCGCACCGGGCCGCCTACGATCAGCGGCTGCAGGCCGGGCTGCTTGACCAGCTGGCCCGCATCACCGGGGAGCGGCTGGCCTGA